The Athene noctua chromosome 3, bAthNoc1.hap1.1, whole genome shotgun sequence genome includes a region encoding these proteins:
- the LOC141958748 gene encoding tubulin alpha-1C chain-like yields MGSSCWELYCLEHGIEPHGIISSNVSPGQTGSSFGTFFSETESGKYVPRAIFVDLEPTVIDEIRTGTYRTLFHPEQLISGKEDAANNYARGHYTIGKAIIDSVMDRARKMADQCSGLQGFLVFHSFGGGTGSGFTSLLMERLTVEYSKKSKLEFSVYPAPQVSTAVVEPYNSILTTHTTLEHSDCSFMVDNEAIYDICNRNLDIERPTYTNLNRLIGQIVSSITASLRFDGALNVDLTEFQTNLVPYPRIHFPLTTYAPIISAEKAYHEQLSVPEITNACFEFSNQMVKCDPRRGKYMACCLLYRGDVVPKDVNAAIAAIKTRRSIQFVDWCPTGFKVGINYQPPTVVPGGDLAKVQRAVCMLSNTTAIAEAWARLDHKFDLMYAKRAFVHWYVGEGMEEGEFSEAREDLAALEKDYEEVGRDSADGEDYDEE; encoded by the exons ATGGGCAGTTCCTGTTGGGAACTGTATTGCCTGGAGCATGGGATTGAGCCCCATGGCATCATCTCCTCCAATGTATCCCCAGGGCAAACAGGCTCTTCCTTTGGGACCTTCTTCAGTGAGACTGAATCAGGGAAGTATGTGCCCAGAGCCATATTTGTTGACCTGGAGCCCACTGTCATTG ATGAGATCAGGACTGGGACCTACCGCACGCTCTTCCACCCAGAGCAGCTCATCAGTGGCAAAGAAGATGCCGCCAACAACTATGCTCGGGGCCACTACACCATTGGGAAGGCCATCATTGACTCTGTCATGGACAGGGCTCGCAAAATG GCTGACCAGTGCAGTGGACTCCAAGGGTTCCTGGTCTTCCACAGTTTTGGGGGAGGCACAGGCTCTGGGTTCACCTCCCTCCTCATGGAGCGACTCACCGTGGAGTACAGCAAGAAGTCCAAGCTGGAGTTCTCTGTGTACCCAGCCCCGCAGGTCTCCACAGCAGTGGTGGAGCCCTACAACTCCATCCTCACCACCCACACCACCCTGGAGCACTCGGACTGCTCCTTCATGGTGGACAACGAGGCCATCTATGACATCTGCAACCGCAACCTGGACATCGAGAGGCCGACCTACACCAACCTCAACAGGCTGATTGGGCAGATTGTCTCCTCCATCACCGCCTCCTTGAGATTTGATGGTGCTCTGAATGTTGACCTGACTGAGTTCCAGACCAACCTGGTGCCCTACCCACGGATTCACTTCCCGCTCACGACCTACGCGCCCATCATCTCGGCAGAGAAAGCCTACCACGAGCAGCTgtcggtgccggagatcaccaaCGCTTGCTTTGAGTTCTCCAACCAGATGGTGAAATGTGACCCACGCCGTGGCAAGTACATGGCCTGCTGCCTGCTGTACCGGGGTGACGTGGTGCCCAAGGATGTGAACGCGGCCATCGCAGCCATTAAAACGCGCCGGTCGATCCAGTTTGTGGACTGGTGCCCCACGGGCTTCAAGGTGGGTATCAACTACCAGCCTCCCACGGTGGTGCCCGGGGGCGACCTGGCCAAGGTGCAGCGGGCTGTCTGCATGCTGAGCAACACCACGGCCATTGCGGAGGCGTGGGCCCGCCTGGACCACAAGTTTGACCTGATGTACGCCAAGAGAGCCTTTGTGCACTGGTACGTGGGGGAGGGCATGGAGGAGGGGGAGTTCTCGGAGGCCAGGGAGGACCTGGCTGCCCTGGAGAAGGATTATGaagaggttggaagggactcgGCAGATGGAGAGGACTATGATGAGGAATAA